A window from Microbacterium ginsengiterrae encodes these proteins:
- a CDS encoding preprotein translocase subunit YajC, whose translation MEIILFGLLAVLLVFMFINTRKRQKQMKAEQEEKATKTVPGAKVLLQGGLYGTIVAYDADDLDSPALVEIAPGTVIEVHSQAILRVVEPKDVIVDADAALAAETHESVIEESAPAVELETPEQTRARLERDSDNQ comes from the coding sequence ATGGAAATCATCCTCTTCGGCCTCCTCGCCGTGCTGCTCGTCTTCATGTTCATCAACACGCGCAAGCGCCAGAAGCAGATGAAGGCCGAGCAGGAGGAGAAGGCGACCAAGACGGTCCCCGGCGCCAAGGTGCTCCTTCAGGGCGGTCTCTACGGCACGATCGTCGCGTACGACGCCGATGACCTCGACTCGCCGGCTCTCGTCGAGATCGCGCCCGGCACGGTCATCGAGGTGCACAGCCAGGCCATCCTCCGCGTCGTCGAGCCGAAGGACGTCATCGTCGACGCCGACGCCGCACTGGCCGCAGAGACCCACGAGAGCGTGATCGAGGAGTCCGCCCCCGCGGTCGAGCTGGAGACGCCGGAGCAGACCCGCGCGCGTCTCGAGCGGGACTCAGACAACCAGTAA
- the ruvB gene encoding Holliday junction branch migration DNA helicase RuvB translates to MVDDSADGRNPAEPLDETELAIEGALRPASLGEFVGQPKVRGQLQLLLDAARIQNRPADHILLAGPPGLGKTTLAMIIAHESERPLRLSSGPAIQHAGDLAALLSSLVPGEVLFIDEIHRMARSAEEMLYLAMEDFRIDIMVGKGAGATSIPLDLAPFTLVGATTRSGLLPNPLRDRFGFTGHLEFYDDGDLEKVIRRSSSVLDVTMPDDARHEIARRSRGTPRIANRLLRRVRDYALVHRGHGEATIADVTAALDLYDVDPIGLDRLDRAVLDMLVRRFRGGPVGLSTLAVAVGEEAETVESVVEPYLVRIGFLGRTPRGRVAMPEAYRHLGVPHPEGAALFDDL, encoded by the coding sequence GTGGTTGACGACAGTGCAGACGGCCGGAATCCGGCAGAGCCCCTCGACGAGACAGAGCTCGCCATCGAAGGCGCCCTGCGCCCGGCGAGCCTCGGCGAGTTCGTCGGCCAGCCCAAGGTGCGGGGGCAGCTGCAACTGCTGCTCGACGCAGCGAGGATCCAGAACCGGCCGGCCGACCACATCCTGCTCGCCGGACCACCGGGACTGGGCAAGACGACGCTCGCGATGATCATCGCGCACGAGAGCGAGCGACCGCTGCGGCTCTCGAGCGGCCCGGCGATCCAGCATGCGGGCGACCTCGCCGCCCTGCTGTCGAGCCTCGTGCCCGGCGAGGTGCTGTTCATCGACGAGATCCACCGCATGGCGCGCTCCGCGGAGGAGATGCTCTACCTCGCGATGGAGGACTTCCGTATCGACATCATGGTCGGCAAAGGCGCAGGAGCCACGAGCATCCCTCTCGACCTCGCACCCTTCACGCTCGTCGGGGCCACCACGCGTTCCGGTCTGCTCCCGAACCCGCTGCGGGATCGTTTCGGGTTCACCGGACACCTGGAGTTCTACGACGACGGCGATCTCGAGAAGGTCATCCGGCGCTCGTCGAGCGTGCTCGACGTCACGATGCCGGACGACGCGCGCCACGAGATCGCGCGACGGTCACGAGGCACCCCTCGGATCGCGAACCGCCTGCTGCGCCGCGTGCGCGACTACGCCCTCGTGCACCGCGGCCACGGAGAGGCGACGATCGCGGACGTCACCGCAGCGCTCGACCTCTACGACGTGGATCCGATCGGGCTGGACCGGCTGGACCGCGCGGTCCTCGACATGCTCGTGCGCCGCTTCCGCGGTGGACCGGTCGGGCTGAGCACCCTCGCCGTCGCCGTGGGGGAGGAGGCCGAGACCGTCGAGAGCGTCGTCGAGCCGTACCTCGTCCGTATCGGTTTCCTCGGGCGGACGCCGCGCGGCCGGGTCGCGATGCCGGAGGCGTACCGCCATCTCGGCGTGCCCCATCCGGAGGGTGCCGCATTGTTCGATGACCTATAA